A genomic segment from Nocardia cyriacigeorgica GUH-2 encodes:
- a CDS encoding HD domain-containing protein: protein MSEYSSRPRGAMDRKQKLGFARRAATAQLAGLPGVVKAALGSGGRTGTVELPEAPPDSKLTRQAVELAEAVYGGELHQHCLRCWYFGAAFAQLDGLRFDPEALYVAALLHDIGLTDRYRPAPDQSPCFAVHGGAVARERLMTWGASTELAGLVDDAIALHMDVAVDPAQGVEAHLLHAAAHLDVAGSRIGDLPRPLLAEILRAHPRDGFSDVFLAAMRREARERPDSRAAVMWKQGMRIPVSMNPLNRTLTS from the coding sequence GTGTCTGAGTACTCATCCCGGCCACGCGGTGCGATGGACCGCAAACAGAAGCTCGGTTTCGCACGGCGCGCCGCCACAGCGCAATTGGCGGGGCTGCCCGGTGTCGTGAAGGCGGCGCTGGGCTCCGGCGGCCGCACGGGCACGGTCGAGCTGCCCGAAGCACCGCCGGACAGCAAGCTCACCCGGCAGGCGGTCGAGCTGGCCGAAGCCGTCTACGGCGGGGAACTCCATCAGCACTGCCTGCGCTGCTGGTACTTCGGCGCCGCCTTCGCCCAGCTGGACGGCCTTCGATTCGACCCGGAAGCGCTCTATGTGGCGGCGCTGCTGCACGACATCGGACTCACCGACCGGTACCGGCCGGCCCCGGATCAGTCGCCGTGTTTCGCGGTGCACGGCGGGGCGGTGGCGCGCGAGCGGCTGATGACGTGGGGCGCGTCGACCGAACTCGCCGGTCTCGTCGACGATGCCATCGCGCTGCATATGGATGTCGCGGTGGATCCGGCACAGGGCGTGGAGGCACACCTGCTGCACGCGGCCGCCCACCTCGACGTCGCCGGTTCCCGGATCGGCGATCTGCCACGGCCGCTGCTGGCCGAGATCCTGCGCGCCCACCCGCGCGACGGATTCTCCGACGTGTTTCTCGCCGCCATGCGCCGGGAGGCGCGCGAACGGCCCGATTCGCGGGCAGCGGTGATGTGGAAGCAGGGCATGCGCATTCCGGTGTCGATGAATCCGCTGAACAGGACCTTGACCAGCTGA
- a CDS encoding MMPL family transporter — MGRAMLLTRIARLALRAPRAVLISAFVCALAAGVYGLPAGLQLPAAGYDVPDSESARADRALEEVFGAGGYTIVFTVTGEAGVDSPATRARADTITAALGNSPYARNILSYWAAPEPLNASLRGNDDRTGLVVARIAGNDEQATVRSHDLAEPLIGTRDGVHVAAGGQAMTYSEGGHQSKSDLLLMEAIAFPLTFVALVWIFGSAIAAALPLVVAAGAVAASSAALSLIGEFTGVSVFAINLATALCLALAIDYTLFIVSRYREEIAGDAPPGEALIRTMNTAGRTVTYSALTVALTISAMVVFPQYLVRSLAYAGLVSVAFSLIGSLLVTPVLLVLLGRRIDTLDLRRPIARIFGRTVSDTTSTDNRWYRTAVFATRHALPVALAVGAILLVLTLPALGMKLGYPDERVLPDTASARQAGEILRTDFDQNLAGTVYVVMPDGAGDSGEIAEYAAALSRVPEVTTVAAPDGTYRHGSRITAATYDSAQLGDAAYLSVGTTLDPYSDAGRQQLKDLDAVPAPAPTQFGGLAQRNIDNVAGITDHTPHVLIVIAVMTFVLIFLMTGSVILPIKALLMNLLSLGAGFGVLVWIFQDGHLDAAGTTATGYFTAFIPPLLACVAYALAMDYEVFVLSRIREEWLKSPRTAADNERAVALGLARTGRIVTAAATVMIFVFIAMSAGQVSFMRGLGIGLAVGVALDAFLVRPLLVPATMRLMGRLNWWAPAPLARWHARWGFTEEDTVTSTPPKRAAEDRDVAAKVVAE, encoded by the coding sequence ATGGGCCGCGCGATGCTGTTGACACGAATCGCCCGCTTGGCGCTGCGCGCGCCACGGGCAGTGCTGATCAGCGCATTCGTCTGCGCGCTCGCCGCCGGGGTCTACGGCTTGCCCGCCGGGTTGCAACTGCCCGCGGCCGGATACGACGTTCCGGATTCGGAATCCGCCCGCGCCGACCGCGCCCTGGAAGAGGTGTTCGGCGCGGGCGGCTACACCATCGTGTTCACCGTGACCGGCGAAGCCGGCGTGGACAGCCCGGCCACCCGCGCCCGCGCCGACACGATCACCGCGGCGCTCGGCAACTCGCCCTACGCCCGCAACATCCTGTCCTACTGGGCCGCACCGGAACCGCTGAACGCTTCGTTGCGCGGCAACGACGACCGCACCGGCCTGGTCGTCGCGCGCATCGCGGGAAACGACGAGCAGGCGACGGTCCGCTCGCACGATCTGGCCGAGCCACTCATCGGCACCCGTGACGGCGTCCACGTGGCCGCGGGCGGGCAGGCCATGACCTACTCCGAGGGCGGGCATCAATCGAAATCCGATCTGCTGCTGATGGAGGCCATCGCCTTCCCGCTCACCTTCGTCGCCCTGGTATGGATCTTCGGTAGCGCGATCGCGGCCGCGTTGCCGCTGGTCGTCGCCGCGGGCGCGGTCGCGGCCTCCTCGGCGGCGCTGAGCCTGATCGGGGAATTCACCGGCGTCTCGGTGTTCGCGATCAATCTGGCGACCGCGCTGTGCCTGGCGCTGGCCATCGATTACACGCTGTTCATCGTCAGCCGGTATCGCGAGGAAATCGCGGGCGACGCCCCGCCCGGCGAGGCGCTCATCCGCACCATGAATACCGCGGGACGCACCGTCACCTACTCCGCTTTGACTGTCGCGCTGACCATTTCGGCGATGGTGGTGTTTCCGCAATACCTGGTGCGTTCGCTGGCCTACGCCGGCCTGGTGAGCGTCGCCTTCTCCTTGATCGGCTCGCTGCTGGTGACGCCTGTGCTGCTGGTCCTGCTCGGCCGCCGGATCGACACCCTCGACCTGCGGCGGCCGATCGCGCGAATCTTCGGCCGCACCGTCAGCGATACGACCTCGACGGACAATCGGTGGTACCGCACCGCCGTGTTCGCGACTCGCCACGCACTTCCGGTCGCACTCGCCGTCGGGGCGATACTGCTCGTACTCACGCTGCCCGCACTCGGCATGAAACTCGGTTATCCCGATGAACGTGTGCTGCCGGACACCGCGTCGGCCCGGCAGGCGGGCGAGATATTGCGCACCGACTTCGACCAGAATCTGGCGGGCACGGTTTACGTCGTAATGCCCGACGGGGCAGGCGATTCCGGAGAGATCGCCGAATACGCGGCCGCATTGTCGCGGGTACCCGAGGTCACCACCGTCGCCGCACCCGATGGCACCTACCGGCACGGCAGCCGCATCACCGCGGCGACCTACGATTCCGCGCAACTCGGCGACGCCGCCTATCTGAGCGTCGGCACCACGCTGGATCCGTATTCGGATGCCGGCAGGCAACAACTGAAGGACCTCGACGCGGTGCCCGCGCCGGCACCCACCCAATTCGGCGGCCTGGCTCAGCGCAATATCGACAATGTCGCGGGCATCACCGATCACACACCGCACGTGCTGATCGTCATCGCCGTGATGACGTTCGTGCTGATCTTCCTCATGACCGGAAGCGTCATCCTGCCGATCAAGGCGCTGCTGATGAATCTGCTGTCGCTCGGCGCCGGCTTCGGCGTGCTGGTCTGGATATTCCAGGACGGCCATCTCGACGCCGCGGGCACCACCGCGACGGGATACTTCACCGCGTTCATCCCACCCCTGCTGGCCTGCGTCGCCTACGCCCTCGCCATGGACTACGAGGTCTTCGTGCTGTCGCGGATCCGCGAGGAATGGCTCAAAAGCCCACGGACCGCGGCGGATAACGAACGCGCCGTGGCCCTCGGCCTGGCCCGCACCGGACGCATCGTCACCGCCGCCGCCACCGTGATGATCTTCGTCTTCATCGCGATGAGCGCGGGCCAGGTCTCGTTCATGCGCGGCCTCGGCATCGGCCTCGCGGTCGGCGTAGCCCTCGACGCCTTCCTCGTCCGCCCCCTGCTGGTCCCGGCCACCATGCGCCTGATGGGCCGCCTCAACTGGTGGGCCCCCGCACCCCTGGCCCGCTGGCACGCCCGCTGGGGCTTCACCGAGGAAGACACCGTCACCTCGACCCCACCGAAACGAGCAGCCGAGGACCGCGACGTGGCGGCGAAGGTGGTAGCGGAATGA
- a CDS encoding AfsR/SARP family transcriptional regulator, whose translation MNIRVEFFGSLTLISDGIRISIDGQVLRSIVAIIAARQGNPIGRDELIEELGLAATSRNAANALHAHIARLRRSLKAQGVSANLIETRGAAGYRIAVGRDDIDTFRFLDGVHRASEIAPSAPLVVSEMLEDALRLWRRGPFLDVADSPFIRAMSEDLHAARSVAQELLLDAWIELERYDRVILDGRRFVSENPLHEPMWESLISGFRRAGRDADAVASYLQLKRILRDELGISPNERLARTVRDLDCA comes from the coding sequence GTGAATATCCGGGTTGAGTTCTTCGGGTCGTTGACCCTTATCTCTGATGGAATTCGAATATCTATCGACGGCCAGGTCTTGCGCAGTATCGTCGCCATCATCGCGGCCCGGCAGGGCAACCCGATCGGACGCGACGAGCTCATCGAAGAACTCGGTTTGGCGGCGACGTCACGGAACGCGGCGAATGCGCTGCATGCGCACATCGCCCGGCTGCGCAGATCGCTCAAGGCGCAGGGTGTTTCCGCAAATCTGATCGAGACCCGGGGTGCGGCCGGCTACCGGATCGCGGTAGGCCGGGACGATATCGATACATTTCGCTTCCTGGATGGCGTGCACCGGGCATCGGAAATCGCTCCATCCGCTCCTCTCGTCGTTTCGGAAATGCTGGAAGATGCGCTTCGGCTATGGCGGCGAGGCCCCTTTCTCGACGTGGCCGACAGTCCGTTCATTCGCGCGATGTCCGAGGACCTGCATGCGGCGAGATCGGTCGCGCAAGAGCTGCTGCTGGACGCCTGGATCGAATTGGAACGATACGACCGCGTTATTCTCGACGGCCGCCGATTCGTGTCCGAGAATCCGCTGCACGAACCGATGTGGGAATCGCTGATCTCCGGATTCCGCCGGGCCGGGCGTGATGCCGACGCCGTCGCGTCCTATCTGCAGTTGAAAAGAATTCTGCGGGACGAGCTCGGAATATCGCCGAACGAACGGCTGGCCCGTACGGTGCGCGATCTGGACTGCGCCTGA
- a CDS encoding aldehyde dehydrogenase family protein codes for MSMTTIGSGIGIPSYGSYVEGQDLPGQRWTYVPTARSVLDDSFSVLTRKRRLDSGELEPTAATGDIFAGRVAIAEPPVIEDALRAAARAAAHWRATPLDVRVDQLLERLRANVIANTDRIEQLMTCEGHPLELARWEISGWLEACSPISGAYYRNQLITEFEREGRRHIIRRMPDGVVCVNPPANAPLSSSVFGAALSIVAGNAAVVRAPRSGPLGTMWAVRDLVGKALDEVGAPPGTINAVCADPEPVLQAWLDSPHVDDIMYFGSVDNGLEFERRCVEAGKKPILELAGNDSVVVWHDADLDHASEALLESFFGSGQLCMIPNRVFVHPSVAEELIGLVAKKAQAMRPGYPDTEGVLLSPVLRHDRFHRYLSDALEHGAQLVTGGEGMHLDGSPGSSGYFLQPTVIRIDGLDRAAEVTAVQHETFFPLLPIVVPEQDTDDNLLEAFIEIVNSNRYGLRNSLWARSQSVIDTYLANVVNGGLLKVNDSHIAFSAPLPSHGGTGFTGGAFGEANYPALRTTHLQGVAVVTTNTAPRYR; via the coding sequence GTGAGCATGACAACAATTGGCTCCGGAATCGGCATTCCGTCCTACGGGAGTTATGTCGAGGGCCAGGACCTTCCCGGGCAGCGATGGACGTATGTGCCGACGGCACGATCGGTGCTGGACGATTCGTTCAGTGTGCTGACCCGCAAACGCCGGCTGGACAGCGGGGAACTCGAACCCACCGCCGCCACCGGTGACATCTTCGCCGGCCGGGTCGCCATCGCCGAACCGCCGGTCATCGAGGACGCGCTACGGGCCGCCGCGCGCGCCGCCGCGCACTGGCGCGCCACCCCGCTGGACGTGCGAGTCGATCAGCTCTTGGAACGGCTGCGCGCCAACGTAATTGCCAACACCGACCGGATCGAACAGCTGATGACCTGCGAAGGCCATCCGCTGGAGCTCGCGCGCTGGGAGATCAGCGGATGGCTGGAAGCATGCAGCCCGATCTCCGGCGCGTACTACCGCAACCAGCTGATCACCGAGTTCGAACGCGAAGGCCGCCGCCACATCATCCGCCGGATGCCCGACGGCGTCGTCTGCGTGAACCCGCCGGCCAACGCGCCTTTGTCGAGTTCGGTTTTCGGTGCGGCGCTGAGCATCGTGGCAGGCAATGCCGCGGTGGTGCGGGCGCCGAGGTCCGGCCCGCTGGGCACGATGTGGGCGGTGCGGGATCTGGTCGGCAAAGCCCTGGACGAGGTCGGGGCTCCGCCGGGAACGATCAACGCGGTCTGTGCCGATCCGGAACCGGTACTCCAGGCCTGGCTGGACAGCCCGCACGTCGACGACATCATGTATTTCGGCAGCGTCGACAACGGTTTGGAGTTCGAGCGGCGCTGCGTCGAAGCGGGCAAGAAGCCGATTCTGGAGTTGGCGGGCAACGACAGCGTCGTCGTCTGGCACGATGCCGATCTCGACCACGCGTCAGAAGCGTTGCTGGAGAGCTTCTTCGGATCCGGTCAGCTGTGCATGATCCCCAACCGGGTGTTCGTGCATCCGTCGGTCGCCGAGGAACTCATCGGATTGGTCGCCAAGAAGGCGCAGGCGATGCGGCCCGGCTATCCCGACACCGAGGGTGTGCTGCTGTCACCGGTGCTGCGCCACGACCGGTTCCACCGCTATCTCTCCGACGCACTCGAGCACGGCGCCCAGTTGGTGACCGGCGGTGAGGGAATGCACCTCGACGGTTCGCCCGGCTCGAGCGGTTATTTCCTCCAACCCACCGTCATCCGGATCGATGGCCTCGACCGCGCCGCCGAGGTGACCGCCGTGCAGCACGAGACATTCTTTCCGCTGCTGCCGATCGTCGTGCCGGAGCAGGACACCGACGACAACCTGCTCGAGGCCTTCATCGAGATCGTCAACAGCAACCGGTACGGGTTGCGCAACTCGCTATGGGCCCGCAGCCAGTCGGTGATCGATACCTATCTCGCCAACGTGGTCAACGGCGGCCTGCTGAAGGTCAACGACTCCCATATCGCGTTTTCCGCACCGCTGCCTTCGCATGGCGGCACCGGCTTCACCGGCGGTGCCTTCGGCGAGGCCAACTATCCCGCGCTCAGAACCACCCATCTACAGGGTGTCGCCGTGGTCACCACGAATACCGCGCCACGGTACCGCTAG